A region of Leptospira bouyouniensis DNA encodes the following proteins:
- a CDS encoding adenylate/guanylate cyclase domain-containing protein → MLPIPELSIHPSAIEYFWHKLPWAIPNFLTIFVGLALTTLGIIATKRSENRKILFSFICFCFSIASLGFVSSIRSLIEDQSTILYWNRIGYFGVILMAPSASFLTYYLTNERYKFLIFSGILTMLTLIFGYYGLINHYDFTGSYFSYSFGKYPIAKFPLKIWGVVTFFNYLFLYTPASFHYRVRFKKDFEAKKLIFWGLHICSILLITNFLSLVGYPVFPLSSFSFIPLSILGYGIFRSDFLNLNDLLFKQRGLFYFLSGFITTILLVIAFIVSFYLHPNIQLTAYERPYFLVPLFSSVFVFALAIYIAGSNPDRKLNMLASISFFMAGTFAIIMVIFKFEMPLIVARRIEQIFYTLFVFTPGIHIRFCYAIFGKNSPKFVRWIDFCSFVLSVVLWTPYFFSGFYEYSFGRISAGGIGLNFFGFLGIFGMGVFLKDWIKLRNETNNRLASVIVTSLIFGDFLILLNLPATMGLPLYTFGELQFIPALLISIFILKMGAIPTSGQATLIGNRVSLMILFFVPISMSFYVLNLMNVYPVSVAIYHALIVASPIALAFYLVSFVFLRSTAVKLDQTILALAQEKINTDQALIQSEDAKKEIEAFNHFTSLINSESELAKIISAIANYVNQKYGILATWLFLLDENKEEIKSVHAETFVEATKEQREFVNNLRIPMNQTGGVPYLVWKRKKSMFLPHVKKFGFDIDRRISEGVKANSFLHVPLVLNNETIGLIMFSNFYKRLDLTKSNARSIEHLCAQVSGVIQRVHLLKETEKQKKDILALNDLIKNLNETMDIHLIMKKVQTYVKENFNIMYYSLLVADSEKKYLRFIDMDIPESVTEFQKKRIYDMRIPIKGGKGAHELSLRRKKPIYIPDRNGSFERWLSDDDKWVQDVCKIRSFIFIPMILNGEVIGILDLSNSESKLDLSEEDISKLSILADQLAGIIYSSTLFKELEISRNIAEEERNKNEKLLLNILPVDIAQELKEKGATEPILYENVSVMFTDFKGFTQIAEVLSPQELIRDLDACFVQFDKITERYKLEKLKTIGDSYMCAGGIPKRNQTHAIDSILAALEIQAFMNIMKQIKADQGLPFWELRLGIHSGPLVAGVIGEKKFAYDVWGDTVNTASRMESSGTPGKINISGTTYDMIREVFECDYRGKVNAKNKGEVEMYYVLGLKKEFSLSEDLRTPNENFWKFYETIAGTREHVA, encoded by the coding sequence ATGTTACCAATCCCCGAACTTTCAATCCATCCATCAGCGATTGAATACTTTTGGCACAAACTTCCTTGGGCCATTCCAAACTTTTTAACCATCTTTGTTGGTTTGGCACTAACAACACTTGGAATCATTGCGACGAAAAGATCAGAAAACCGTAAGATTTTATTTAGTTTTATTTGTTTTTGTTTTTCCATTGCCTCTCTGGGTTTCGTATCATCAATCCGAAGTTTAATTGAAGATCAATCTACGATATTATATTGGAACAGGATCGGATACTTTGGAGTTATATTAATGGCTCCTTCTGCATCATTTTTGACATATTACTTAACTAACGAACGTTATAAGTTTTTAATCTTCTCCGGTATACTCACAATGTTAACTCTTATATTCGGGTATTATGGACTTATAAATCATTATGATTTTACAGGTAGTTATTTTTCTTATTCCTTTGGTAAATATCCAATTGCAAAGTTTCCTTTAAAAATTTGGGGGGTGGTAACTTTTTTTAATTATCTATTTTTATATACTCCGGCTTCCTTTCATTACCGAGTTCGGTTCAAGAAAGATTTTGAAGCAAAGAAATTGATCTTTTGGGGTCTTCATATATGCAGTATTCTTTTGATTACTAATTTTTTAAGTTTAGTTGGTTATCCAGTATTTCCATTAAGTAGTTTTTCATTTATACCATTATCGATTCTAGGTTATGGAATTTTTCGGTCAGATTTCCTGAATTTAAATGATTTACTATTCAAACAAAGGGGGTTATTCTATTTTTTATCAGGATTTATCACTACGATTTTACTGGTCATTGCTTTTATCGTTTCGTTTTACCTCCACCCTAATATTCAACTAACAGCATATGAACGACCTTATTTTTTAGTACCACTATTCTCTAGTGTTTTTGTCTTTGCATTAGCGATTTATATTGCCGGTAGTAATCCAGATAGAAAATTAAATATGTTGGCTTCTATTTCATTTTTTATGGCAGGAACGTTTGCTATCATTATGGTGATTTTCAAATTTGAAATGCCATTAATTGTCGCAAGAAGGATTGAACAAATTTTTTATACCTTATTTGTTTTTACACCTGGGATTCATATACGTTTTTGTTATGCGATATTTGGTAAAAATTCTCCTAAATTTGTTCGGTGGATCGACTTTTGTTCCTTTGTTCTATCTGTTGTGTTATGGACTCCTTATTTTTTTAGCGGGTTTTACGAATATTCTTTCGGACGAATTTCTGCAGGAGGAATTGGGCTTAATTTTTTTGGTTTTTTGGGAATTTTCGGTATGGGTGTATTTCTAAAAGACTGGATTAAATTACGTAATGAAACTAACAACAGGTTGGCGAGTGTAATTGTAACCTCCTTAATTTTTGGAGATTTTCTTATATTGTTAAATTTGCCTGCAACAATGGGATTACCACTCTATACATTCGGTGAATTACAGTTCATTCCTGCTCTTTTGATTTCTATTTTTATTCTTAAAATGGGTGCTATACCTACTTCAGGACAAGCTACATTGATAGGGAATCGAGTATCACTTATGATTCTCTTTTTTGTACCCATTTCAATGTCGTTCTATGTTTTGAATTTGATGAATGTGTACCCAGTTAGTGTTGCAATTTATCATGCCTTGATTGTTGCATCACCGATTGCCCTTGCATTTTATCTAGTTTCGTTTGTTTTTTTACGATCCACCGCAGTGAAGTTGGATCAAACCATATTAGCATTAGCGCAAGAGAAAATAAATACTGACCAAGCTCTCATCCAATCAGAGGATGCAAAAAAAGAAATCGAAGCTTTTAACCATTTTACCAGTTTAATCAACTCAGAATCTGAATTAGCAAAAATCATTAGCGCTATTGCAAATTATGTAAATCAAAAATATGGAATACTTGCAACTTGGTTATTTTTATTGGATGAAAACAAAGAAGAAATCAAGAGCGTACATGCAGAAACTTTTGTTGAAGCGACAAAAGAACAAAGGGAATTTGTGAATAACTTGCGAATTCCTATGAATCAGACAGGCGGGGTTCCTTATCTAGTATGGAAACGTAAAAAAAGTATGTTTCTTCCTCATGTCAAAAAATTTGGGTTTGATATTGATCGACGAATTAGTGAAGGAGTAAAAGCAAATTCCTTTTTGCATGTTCCTTTAGTATTAAACAACGAAACGATTGGGCTCATAATGTTTTCCAACTTCTACAAACGTTTGGATTTAACAAAATCGAATGCTAGATCTATTGAACATTTATGTGCACAAGTATCAGGAGTCATTCAAAGAGTACATTTGTTAAAAGAAACTGAAAAACAAAAAAAGGATATTCTTGCTCTCAATGATCTGATCAAAAATTTAAATGAAACAATGGATATCCATTTGATTATGAAGAAAGTACAAACATATGTAAAAGAAAATTTTAATATAATGTACTATTCGTTGCTAGTTGCAGACAGCGAAAAAAAATATTTAAGATTTATCGATATGGACATTCCAGAATCTGTTACAGAATTTCAAAAGAAACGCATCTATGATATGCGTATACCGATAAAAGGAGGGAAAGGTGCTCACGAATTATCGCTACGCAGAAAAAAACCTATTTATATACCAGATCGTAATGGAAGTTTTGAAAGATGGTTATCTGACGATGATAAGTGGGTTCAAGATGTATGTAAAATACGATCCTTTATCTTTATACCTATGATACTAAATGGGGAGGTAATCGGTATTCTAGATTTATCAAATTCGGAAAGTAAGTTAGATTTAAGTGAAGAAGATATTTCTAAGTTATCGATTTTAGCGGATCAACTTGCCGGAATAATCTATAGTTCAACTCTCTTTAAGGAATTGGAAATTTCTAGAAATATTGCAGAAGAAGAAAGAAACAAAAACGAAAAACTCCTACTCAATATCTTACCAGTTGATATCGCTCAAGAATTGAAAGAAAAGGGGGCTACAGAACCAATTTTATATGAAAATGTAAGTGTAATGTTCACAGATTTCAAAGGATTCACTCAAATTGCAGAAGTTTTATCGCCGCAAGAGCTGATTCGTGATTTGGATGCATGTTTTGTCCAATTTGACAAAATTACAGAGAGATATAAATTAGAAAAATTAAAAACCATCGGAGATAGTTATATGTGTGCAGGTGGAATTCCAAAGCGAAACCAAACGCATGCTATAGATTCTATTCTTGCAGCTTTAGAGATTCAAGCCTTCATGAATATAATGAAACAAATTAAAGCTGACCAAGGGTTACCTTTTTGGGAACTCAGATTAGGAATTCATTCAGGACCTCT
- a CDS encoding fatty acid desaturase, whose product MFLTDRTGIQKENLNLLTGANEGNQRVKINGVELYAKADENILSAAIRQGFDFPHSCRVGGCATCKCQLVAGKVKELTETGYILSDEELDEGYILACQSIPKTDVEIRVTGKETITGKITNQKNLTHDICEITIQLERPLTYIAGQYVSLTIEGLNVERNYSIANPPNQKGIVTFIIRKVPDGKLSNYIFDYNLAGKSIKLKGAFGDFYLRDSKRPILMIAGGSGLAPILAILKQGILARTKRPLTLLFGAKTKEDLYKLKEIQKIGKEWKGKFTFIPILSDEPKKSSWKGQRGYVTNLIKEHINNTTEAYLCGPPPMVDTAKKELVQCGISKRSIYADRFTTIDHSLSLNIDDQNSRSAAKIFDYLKFFLFHAVAISSMISLLLGGSYTTFGFFSLLFFYIIGDAFSGDDKDTPNYTKPEVLTLQLWMALPILCLIFFCSVWTVSPTDTFGFGSWLTQTFGFDFNLAKENTSSIVHVYAIFLTGLMIGLVGTITAHELTHRTWDAISMFIGRWLLAFSFDTIFSIEHVYGHHRYVSTTEDPATAPRGRNVYYHILASTIKGNISAWKIEVKRLKRKNVSIFSYHNAFIRGHLMSVCLVLLSYLIGGIPGMLFFITSGLFGKSLLEIVNYMEHYGMVRMPEEPVQPRHSWNTNKRISSWTMFNLTRHSHHHAQGEVPYQNLRPYPNAPMMISGYLTTIVIALIPPLWHHLMTPKVLEWDRKFASQEELELARIANENSGIAKFKSTNTN is encoded by the coding sequence ATGTTTCTAACAGATCGAACCGGCATCCAAAAAGAGAACTTAAATCTACTGACAGGGGCAAATGAAGGCAATCAACGAGTCAAAATCAACGGAGTTGAGTTATATGCCAAGGCAGATGAAAACATACTCAGTGCTGCGATCCGGCAAGGATTTGATTTTCCCCATAGCTGCCGCGTAGGAGGTTGTGCAACCTGCAAATGCCAATTAGTTGCAGGAAAAGTTAAAGAACTGACCGAAACCGGGTATATTCTTTCCGATGAAGAATTGGACGAAGGGTATATCCTTGCGTGCCAAAGTATTCCAAAAACGGATGTTGAGATTCGTGTAACTGGTAAAGAAACAATCACAGGGAAAATAACGAATCAAAAAAATTTAACACATGATATATGTGAAATCACTATTCAATTAGAGAGACCACTGACCTACATCGCAGGACAATATGTTTCTCTTACGATTGAAGGATTAAACGTAGAAAGAAATTATTCCATTGCAAACCCTCCTAACCAAAAGGGAATAGTTACATTCATCATACGTAAAGTTCCCGATGGAAAATTGTCGAATTATATTTTTGATTACAATCTCGCTGGCAAATCGATAAAATTAAAAGGAGCATTTGGAGATTTTTATTTAAGAGATAGTAAAAGACCAATTCTCATGATAGCTGGAGGTAGCGGACTTGCACCAATACTTGCCATATTAAAACAAGGAATCTTAGCTCGTACCAAACGACCGCTGACCTTACTCTTTGGAGCTAAAACCAAAGAAGATTTATATAAACTTAAGGAAATTCAAAAGATTGGGAAGGAGTGGAAAGGTAAATTTACATTCATTCCGATCCTTTCTGATGAACCCAAAAAAAGTTCTTGGAAAGGACAAAGAGGTTATGTTACCAATTTAATCAAAGAACACATAAACAATACAACAGAAGCTTATTTATGCGGACCTCCTCCCATGGTGGACACAGCAAAAAAAGAACTTGTCCAATGTGGAATTTCCAAACGTTCAATTTATGCCGATCGATTTACAACAATTGATCATAGTTTGAGTTTAAATATTGATGATCAAAACTCAAGATCCGCAGCAAAAATTTTCGATTACTTAAAATTCTTTTTATTCCATGCAGTAGCAATCTCTTCGATGATAAGTTTGTTACTAGGTGGAAGTTACACTACATTTGGTTTTTTTTCACTCTTATTTTTTTATATCATAGGAGATGCGTTTTCTGGGGATGATAAGGATACTCCAAACTACACAAAACCAGAAGTACTAACACTTCAACTTTGGATGGCTTTGCCTATCTTATGTTTGATCTTTTTTTGTTCCGTATGGACAGTCAGTCCAACTGATACTTTTGGTTTTGGGTCTTGGTTAACTCAAACTTTTGGATTTGATTTCAATTTAGCAAAGGAAAACACTTCCTCCATTGTTCATGTTTATGCTATCTTCTTAACTGGCTTAATGATCGGACTCGTTGGAACTATTACTGCCCATGAATTAACACACCGGACTTGGGACGCCATATCAATGTTCATTGGTCGTTGGTTGTTAGCATTTAGTTTTGATACAATTTTCTCTATCGAACATGTGTATGGTCACCATCGTTATGTATCCACAACTGAAGATCCTGCAACAGCACCACGTGGAAGAAATGTATACTATCATATCTTGGCTTCAACAATTAAAGGGAACATTAGTGCTTGGAAAATCGAAGTGAAACGTTTGAAAAGAAAAAACGTATCTATCTTTTCCTACCATAACGCTTTCATTCGTGGACATTTAATGAGTGTTTGTTTAGTATTACTATCATATCTAATTGGAGGCATTCCTGGAATGTTATTTTTTATAACATCTGGTTTATTTGGAAAAAGCCTACTTGAAATTGTTAATTATATGGAGCATTACGGGATGGTTCGTATGCCAGAAGAACCTGTGCAACCTAGACATTCTTGGAATACAAATAAACGAATTAGTTCTTGGACTATGTTCAATTTAACGCGACACTCACACCACCACGCTCAAGGGGAAGTGCCATACCAAAATCTGAGACCCTATCCCAATGCTCCAATGATGATTAGTGGTTATCTGACAACAATTGTGATCGCTCTGATCCCTCCTTTATGGCATCATCTAATGACGCCGAAAGTACTTGAATGGGATCGAAAATTTGCAAGCCAAGAAGAACTCGAACTTGCCAGAATTGCAAATGAAAACAGTGGTATTGCGAAATTCAAATCAACTAATACAAACTAA
- a CDS encoding S1C family serine protease, whose translation MSKTIYIKFLLLLIFFSYFTFCSKNYNPIQIEPTKEIIEIAKNRTVTLHYHISDYAKGTGLLLDDKGHVLTSRHVILGWEDRVRISQDSKTFFDAKVIIEEPKLDLVILKTELKRKLPKLEFIDRNDLENNEPVFLFGSAWGLANSFLKGYISNTDRSGVDLNLKLVPLIQTIGTSYPGCSGAGVYLYDGKLIGINRATIGSEPGNSIGLVIPSGYVKTFLNLSKIEI comes from the coding sequence ATGTCAAAAACAATATACATTAAGTTTCTTTTGCTATTAATTTTTTTTTCTTATTTCACATTTTGTTCAAAGAATTACAATCCTATCCAGATTGAGCCAACAAAAGAAATCATTGAAATCGCAAAAAATCGAACTGTCACTTTGCATTATCACATCAGTGATTATGCAAAAGGCACAGGATTGCTATTAGATGACAAAGGGCATGTGTTAACTTCGAGACATGTCATTCTTGGATGGGAAGATAGAGTTCGAATTTCACAAGATTCAAAAACTTTTTTTGATGCGAAGGTAATCATTGAAGAACCCAAACTTGATTTGGTCATTTTAAAAACAGAACTAAAACGGAAACTACCAAAATTAGAATTTATTGACAGAAATGATTTAGAAAACAACGAACCAGTTTTTTTATTCGGTTCAGCGTGGGGATTAGCAAATTCATTTCTAAAAGGATATATTTCAAATACTGATAGATCAGGTGTTGATTTAAATCTTAAATTGGTTCCGCTCATCCAAACAATCGGAACTTCCTATCCAGGATGTTCGGGTGCTGGCGTTTATTTATATGATGGTAAACTCATCGGTATCAATAGGGCCACGATTGGTAGTGAACCTGGAAACTCAATTGGACTAGTCATTCCTTCAGGATATGTAAAAACATTTCTCAATCTTTCGAAGATAGAAATTTAA
- a CDS encoding TetR/AcrR family transcriptional regulator — MPKIVDHNLYRIELLSKSLPIFVAKGVASVSMRELSKELGVSTGTLYHYFPTKESLFASMVKHLVSSDAEEIVKLSEETKNLDDILQFVTQKEGHFLNLMLLAVDVKRHHSNSKDLLQVVDDSFLAFETVLNRFFPLDSNGKGGKAFLAFFVGILFLKSNVEEKTSWVDLFDGLKQIISLY; from the coding sequence CTAAATCCCTTCCCATTTTTGTGGCAAAAGGGGTAGCTTCTGTTTCAATGAGAGAACTTTCCAAAGAACTGGGTGTGTCAACAGGCACATTATACCACTACTTCCCAACGAAGGAATCTTTGTTTGCTTCGATGGTGAAACATTTAGTTTCTTCCGATGCAGAGGAAATCGTGAAGTTATCGGAAGAAACTAAAAATCTAGATGATATACTACAATTTGTCACACAAAAGGAAGGACATTTTTTAAATTTAATGTTACTTGCTGTTGATGTAAAAAGACATCATTCGAATTCTAAAGATTTACTCCAAGTAGTTGATGATTCGTTTTTAGCTTTCGAAACAGTATTAAATCGTTTTTTTCCTCTAGATTCAAATGGAAAAGGAGGAAAAGCATTCTTAGCATTTTTTGTCGGAATCCTATTTTTGAAATCAAACGTAGAAGAAAAAACTTCTTGGGTCGATTTGTTCGATGGACTCAAACAAATAATTAGTTTGTATTAG